The following coding sequences lie in one Rutidosis leptorrhynchoides isolate AG116_Rl617_1_P2 chromosome 4, CSIRO_AGI_Rlap_v1, whole genome shotgun sequence genomic window:
- the LOC139842367 gene encoding uncharacterized protein, with product MWNDLSDILTYDGAMWVIFGDFNEVRFAYERKNTEFCERKAKMFNDFIKDNSLLDLPLGGRTYTRISDNGTKFSKLDRFLVSENFIQQWPNANVLVLDKKHTDHCPLFLKDGDIDFGPKPVKVFDEWLKQKYSHDVINAAWKSPVNSNKPDVIFREKLKIVKQELRKWYSTSHGKLKVEIEELTNAINDWEKKAEVTNLDEEQLNKWMKDRESLTKKKTCN from the coding sequence ATGTGGAACGATCTTTCAGATATTTTGACATATGATGGTGCTATGTGGGTGATTTTTGGTGATTTCAATGAAGTTAGATTCGCTTACGAAAGAAAGAATACTGAATTTTGTGAAAGGAAAGCGAAAATgtttaatgattttatcaaagataACTCTCTCCTCGATTTGCCTTTAGGTGGTAGAACGTATACTCGCATAAGTGATAACGGTACAAAATTCAGCAAGCTCGACAGGTTTCTGGTATCGGAAAATTTCATTCAACAATGGCCAAACGCGAATGTGTTGGTTCTAGATAAGAAACACACTGATCATTGCCCCCTGTTTCTTAAAGATGGGGACATCGATTTTGGGCCTAAACCGGTTAAAGTTTTCGATGAATGGTTGAAACAAAAATATTCACATGATGTCATTAATGCCGCTTGGAAGTCACCAGTCAATAGCAACAAACCCGATGTAATTTTCCGAGAAAAACTAAAGATTGTCAAGCAAGAACTTCGAAAATGGTACTCCACGTCGCATGGTAAACTAAAGGTGGAAATTGAGGAATTAACCAATGCCATCAACGATTGGGAAAAGAAAGCTGAGGTGACTAATTTAGATGAAGAACAATTAAATAAATGGATGAAAGATCGTGAATCTCTTACTAAAAAAAAAACATGCAATTAG